The genomic region GAACAAGGCAAAATATTACGTGATTGGGCCAAAAGACAAGGTATAAAGGATTTCTTTGATATTGGACGAAATGGAGTATGCCATGCCATTTTTCCGGAAAAGGGTTTTAGCCGACCAGGCTACACAATCATCATGGGTGACAGTCACACCTGCACTCATGGTGCTTTTGGAGCCTTTGCAGCAGGTGTCGGAACCACAGACCTGGAAGTGGGAATATTAAAGGGTGTATGTACTTTTAAAAGCCCTAAGACCATCAAAGTAGATCTACAAGGTGTTCTGAACAAAGGGGTCTATGCCAAGGATATCATCTTATATGTCATAAAAAAATTAGGAGTCAATGGAGCTACTAACAAAATCATTGAGTTCGTAGGTCCTGTCATAGACAACATGTCTATGGAAGCGCGAATGACTCTATGTAATATGGCCATCGAAGCAGGGGGAACAAGTGGTATCTGTTACCCTGATCAAGTAACCGTAGATTACCTATGGCCTTTCATCCAATCAGAGTACAAAACCAAAGAAGAAGCCCTCCAAGATTATCAAAAATGGATTAGTGATAAAGATGCCATCTATGATAGCTCCTTACGAATTGATGTCAGTAGCATTGGTCCTCAATCCACTATAGGATACAAGCCTGATCAAGTATCAGATATAAGCGAATTAGGACGGACTCCTGTCAATCAAGTCTACATTGGAAGTTGTACCAATGGTCGTATCGAAGACTTACGTGAAGCGGCGAAAGTGCTAGATGGCCAAGTCATTCATGAAGATGTTCGTGCCATTGTATCTCCTGCAACTCCAGGAGTCTATAAAGAGGCCCTAAAAGAAGGTCTTATCGACATCTTCATGGAAGCAGGTTTTTGTGTGACC from Spirochaeta cellobiosiphila DSM 17781 harbors:
- a CDS encoding 3-isopropylmalate dehydratase large subunit; protein product: MGKTIAEKIFDAHRIDTQPGDINVLSLDAVFCHEITTPIAITDLVSRGKDRVFDPDKIKVVIDHVSPAKDSKTAEQGKILRDWAKRQGIKDFFDIGRNGVCHAIFPEKGFSRPGYTIIMGDSHTCTHGAFGAFAAGVGTTDLEVGILKGVCTFKSPKTIKVDLQGVLNKGVYAKDIILYVIKKLGVNGATNKIIEFVGPVIDNMSMEARMTLCNMAIEAGGTSGICYPDQVTVDYLWPFIQSEYKTKEEALQDYQKWISDKDAIYDSSLRIDVSSIGPQSTIGYKPDQVSDISELGRTPVNQVYIGSCTNGRIEDLREAAKVLDGQVIHEDVRAIVSPATPGVYKEALKEGLIDIFMEAGFCVTNPTCGACLGMSNGVLAEGEVCASTTNRNFNGRMGKGGMVHLMSPASAAASAIKGYITTADRLKEVS